The following are from one region of the Georgenia sp. M64 genome:
- a CDS encoding ABC-F family ATP-binding cassette domain-containing protein, with product MAHLLGIEGVGVVVGSRPLLGDITLGLDDGMLVGVLGRNGAGKSTLLRVLAGETTPDTGRVTRAGGTRVVVLVQADDLTPGTRVRDVVHPGVDEHVWASQASVRDIHEGLLADVGLDADVGTLSGGQRRRVALARVLTTPAEVLILDEPTNHLDVEGVDWLARHVQERYSRGTGALVVVTHDRWFLDAVCTRVWEVVPGHDGAGGRSPVAGRVETYDGGYAAYMLARAERARTAAVMEDKRVNLVRKELAWLRRGAPARTSKPKFRLDAAAALIADEPPPRDPLELTRLATARLGKDVLDLEDVTVTYPLRPGEDVGTGTGTGTGTGTGTGTRVVLDHVTWRLAPGERVGVVGVNGAGKSTLLRLLAGTQHPTAGRVRRGKTVQVSQLSQETRELDDVAHLRVIEAVEEVRGRVEVGGKELTAGQLVERLGFTRERAWTRVADLSGGERRRLQLLRLLVAEPNVLLLDEPTNDLDTDTLAAVEDLLDGWPGTLVVVSHDRYLLERVTDHQVALLGDGSVRDLPGGIDQYLQLRHRLERQSAAAPAPVAEDRTAGSDTGAGGLTPAEQRAARKEMARLERQLAKVSARIDDLHHRLAAASAAGDVDGLTTLSAETRAAEAEHESLEEEWLLAAEAAG from the coding sequence CCTGCTCGGGATCGAGGGCGTGGGCGTCGTCGTGGGCTCGCGCCCGCTGCTCGGCGACATCACGCTGGGCCTGGACGACGGGATGCTCGTGGGGGTGCTCGGGCGCAACGGCGCGGGGAAGTCCACCCTGCTGCGCGTCCTGGCAGGGGAGACGACCCCGGACACCGGCCGGGTCACCCGCGCGGGCGGCACCCGCGTGGTCGTCCTGGTCCAGGCCGACGACCTGACGCCCGGCACCCGCGTGCGTGACGTCGTCCACCCCGGCGTCGACGAGCACGTCTGGGCCTCCCAGGCGTCCGTCCGCGACATCCACGAGGGCCTCCTCGCCGACGTCGGGCTCGACGCCGACGTCGGCACCCTCTCCGGCGGCCAGCGGCGGCGGGTGGCCCTGGCCCGCGTCCTGACCACCCCGGCCGAGGTCCTCATCCTCGACGAGCCGACCAACCACCTCGACGTCGAGGGCGTGGACTGGCTCGCCCGGCACGTGCAGGAGCGGTACTCGCGCGGCACCGGTGCCCTCGTGGTCGTCACCCACGACCGGTGGTTCCTCGACGCCGTCTGCACCCGGGTCTGGGAGGTCGTGCCCGGCCACGACGGCGCGGGCGGTCGCTCGCCCGTCGCCGGCCGGGTCGAGACCTACGACGGCGGGTACGCCGCGTACATGCTCGCGCGCGCCGAACGGGCCCGCACCGCCGCCGTCATGGAGGACAAGCGCGTCAACCTCGTGCGCAAGGAGCTCGCCTGGCTGCGCCGCGGTGCGCCGGCGCGGACCTCGAAGCCGAAGTTCCGGCTGGACGCCGCCGCCGCGCTCATCGCCGACGAGCCGCCCCCGCGCGACCCCCTCGAGCTGACCCGGCTGGCCACCGCCCGGCTGGGCAAGGACGTCCTCGACCTCGAGGACGTCACCGTCACCTACCCGCTGCGCCCGGGCGAGGATGTCGGCACCGGCACCGGCACCGGCACCGGCACCGGCACCGGCACCGGCACGCGCGTCGTGCTCGACCACGTCACCTGGCGCCTCGCGCCGGGGGAGCGGGTGGGCGTCGTCGGGGTCAACGGCGCCGGCAAGTCCACGCTGCTGCGCCTGCTCGCCGGGACCCAGCACCCCACGGCGGGCCGGGTGCGGCGTGGCAAGACGGTGCAGGTCTCCCAGCTGTCGCAGGAGACCCGCGAGCTCGACGACGTCGCGCACCTGCGGGTCATCGAGGCGGTCGAGGAGGTCCGCGGCCGGGTCGAGGTCGGCGGGAAGGAGCTGACCGCCGGCCAGCTCGTCGAGCGCCTGGGCTTCACCCGTGAACGCGCCTGGACGCGCGTCGCCGACCTCTCGGGCGGGGAACGGCGGCGCCTGCAGCTGCTCCGGCTGCTCGTCGCCGAGCCCAACGTGCTCCTGCTCGACGAGCCCACCAACGACCTCGACACCGACACCCTCGCCGCCGTCGAGGACCTCCTCGACGGGTGGCCGGGGACCCTCGTCGTCGTCAGCCACGACCGCTACCTCCTCGAGCGGGTCACCGACCACCAGGTCGCGCTGCTCGGCGACGGCTCGGTCCGCGACCTGCCGGGCGGCATCGACCAGTACCTGCAGCTGCGCCACCGGCTCGAGCGGCAGTCGGCCGCGGCGCCGGCCCCGGTCGCCGAGGACCGCACCGCCGGGAGCGACACCGGCGCCGGCGGCCTCACGCCCGCGGAGCAGCGGGCCGCCCGCAAGGAGATGGCACGGCTCGAGCGCCAGCTCGCGAAGGTGTCCGCGCGCATCGACGACCTGCACCACCGGCTCGCCGCCGCCTCGGCCGCGGGCGACGTCGACGGGCTGACCACCCTCTCCGCCGAGACGCGGGCGGCCGAGGCCGAGCACGAGAGCCTCGAGGAGGAGTGGCTGCTCGCCGCCGAGGCGGCGGGGTAG